One genomic segment of Rubripirellula tenax includes these proteins:
- a CDS encoding FHA domain-containing protein: MTGVTLKILHGADRGKVYETLEPPFTVGREEGNDIQLNDERVSRCHFKVQRDNDRLVLTDLDSTNGTKVNGTECQLKILRHGDLIAVGRSLMLVGSESQIAARLAAMGTENPTLSREMGSSENSIVVELNHESKSPFPAEVIHVQEVPSIPDELSPGQKAQLCEILDYLQSRLHKLIETARTDENNQEVVLKLSSWQRLLDTQSRLAGMTRQIADPEWPIK; encoded by the coding sequence ATGACGGGCGTGACGCTGAAGATCCTTCACGGGGCCGATCGTGGCAAAGTCTACGAAACGCTCGAACCGCCGTTCACGGTGGGTCGCGAGGAAGGCAACGACATCCAGTTGAACGACGAACGTGTCAGCCGTTGTCATTTCAAAGTCCAACGTGACAACGACCGATTGGTTTTGACAGACTTGGACAGCACCAACGGCACCAAGGTAAACGGTACCGAGTGTCAGTTAAAGATTCTGCGTCACGGAGACTTGATCGCCGTCGGCCGCAGTTTGATGCTGGTCGGTTCGGAATCACAAATCGCGGCGCGATTGGCGGCGATGGGCACCGAAAATCCGACGCTCAGTCGCGAGATGGGATCGTCGGAAAATTCAATCGTTGTCGAGTTGAATCATGAATCGAAGAGTCCGTTTCCGGCGGAAGTGATTCACGTCCAAGAAGTTCCATCGATCCCCGATGAACTGTCGCCGGGCCAAAAAGCACAGTTGTGCGAAATCCTTGATTACCTTCAGTCTCGATTGCACAAGTTAATCGAAACGGCGCGGACCGACGAAAACAATCAAGAAGTCGTGCTCAAGCTTTCCTCATGGCAACGACTGCTCGACACGCAATCGCGTCTGGCCGGCATGACGCGGCAAATCGCTGACCCGGAGTGGCCCATTAAGTAG
- a CDS encoding 4Fe-4S dicluster domain-containing protein produces MTHVVAEPCSGCKYTDCVVVCPVECFYEGDQMLYIHPEECIDCEACVPECPVEAIFHEDNLPEEWKSYLELNATKSESGECEVITEKKEPLADQ; encoded by the coding sequence ATGACTCACGTTGTTGCTGAGCCCTGCTCAGGATGCAAATACACCGATTGCGTGGTCGTTTGTCCCGTGGAGTGTTTCTACGAGGGTGATCAGATGCTTTACATCCACCCGGAAGAATGCATCGACTGTGAAGCCTGTGTGCCGGAATGCCCGGTCGAGGCGATCTTCCACGAAGATAACCTTCCCGAAGAATGGAAGAGCTACCTAGAGCTGAACGCCACGAAGTCGGAATCGGGCGAATGCGAAGTCATCACCGAAAAGAAAGAACCGCTCGCCGATCAGTAG
- a CDS encoding PEP-CTERM sorting domain-containing protein, whose amino-acid sequence MVGHSFQATRAVIAIAVVCSISLHARADLVSVALLGADSPTNVDAVRNNLLATGNFSTIDDFAVASSTPTLAYLNQYDAVLVWSNSYFQGFGTPLGNVLDDYIDGGGGVVAAPFSYSQSWRINGDFRFKNGGYYALEDNGGSESMTPNATLDAYDALHPVMQGVSSFANGTSSFLTSTTPNANATVIASLSSGDPLVAERTINGVSRIDLAFFPLSDTGLSGSWDPGTDGNLILANSLVYVARATAVPEPTSLSLFGIGILVLLGTQLKRRYPGFRFA is encoded by the coding sequence ATGGTAGGTCACTCTTTTCAAGCCACACGAGCGGTCATCGCAATTGCTGTCGTGTGCAGCATTTCGCTACATGCTCGTGCCGATTTGGTATCGGTGGCACTTCTCGGTGCAGACTCGCCGACAAATGTGGACGCGGTTCGAAACAACCTGCTAGCGACCGGTAACTTCAGCACGATCGATGACTTTGCGGTGGCCAGTTCAACACCTACGCTTGCATATCTCAATCAATACGACGCCGTGCTGGTTTGGAGCAACTCGTATTTCCAGGGTTTTGGGACTCCCCTTGGAAACGTCCTTGACGACTACATTGATGGCGGAGGCGGAGTGGTCGCTGCTCCATTTTCTTACTCCCAAAGTTGGAGGATCAATGGCGATTTTCGCTTCAAAAACGGTGGGTATTACGCGTTGGAGGACAATGGTGGAAGCGAGAGCATGACGCCAAACGCTACCTTGGATGCTTATGACGCACTTCATCCGGTGATGCAGGGGGTATCCAGTTTCGCGAACGGAACCAGTTCCTTTTTGACTTCGACGACCCCAAATGCGAACGCGACGGTGATTGCGTCATTGTCGAGCGGCGATCCACTTGTGGCCGAACGCACCATCAACGGGGTGTCACGAATCGATTTGGCATTCTTCCCGCTTTCCGACACAGGCTTGTCGGGGTCCTGGGACCCCGGGACAGACGGCAATCTGATTTTGGCCAATTCGCTGGTGTACGTTGCACGTGCGACCGCAGTCCCCGAGCCAACATCCCTATCGCTGTTCGGAATTGGAATCCTGGTCCTGTTGGGAACCCAGCTAAAAAGAAGGTATCCGGGCTTCAGGTTTGCGTAG
- a CDS encoding class I SAM-dependent rRNA methyltransferase translates to MSDSASPAGSSFSSVPVPLRLRPSRQFPFLARHPWVHAHAMAEDGRDLACGQVVDIIDHDGNWVARGLCNPASRLRVRLYAYDQSIEVGPELWKSRLDAAIARRRLTGPADPMAAERLCFSESDLLSGIIIDRYADCVGVQFTAGGLLRWKDEILDHLKTTLADSETGCRAIMVRVDPKTAKHEGIEPIEHWHGGTELSEPVEYHQNGLQLAVDLRSGQKTGGYLDQRLNHLAVAGYLTGRSVLDVCCYHGGFGLVAAKHGAKSVLGLDSSEAALEAARESAERNGVSSIEFKAADCFDELKAMGTRGEQFDAVILDPPRFAGSRHQVDNAVRAYRRLNESALDLLPPGGILATCSCSGRVSRSDFLNMLLDVGRRRRRDIVMLENRGPSPDHPVAISCPESDYLKCVIAQVW, encoded by the coding sequence GTGTCGGATTCTGCATCTCCTGCTGGCTCTTCGTTTTCCTCGGTTCCCGTTCCGCTGCGATTACGACCGTCACGGCAATTCCCGTTTCTCGCTCGGCATCCGTGGGTTCACGCGCACGCGATGGCGGAAGATGGACGCGATTTAGCGTGCGGCCAAGTCGTCGATATTATCGATCACGACGGCAATTGGGTCGCCCGCGGCCTATGCAATCCCGCCAGTCGATTGCGTGTTCGGCTTTACGCTTACGATCAATCGATCGAAGTTGGCCCGGAACTTTGGAAGTCACGCTTGGATGCGGCGATCGCCCGGCGGCGGTTGACCGGTCCGGCGGACCCGATGGCCGCCGAACGATTGTGCTTCAGCGAATCGGACCTATTGAGCGGCATCATCATTGACCGATACGCCGATTGTGTTGGGGTTCAGTTCACCGCGGGCGGTTTGCTGCGTTGGAAAGACGAGATCCTGGATCACCTGAAAACGACGCTCGCGGATTCCGAAACGGGCTGTCGGGCGATCATGGTTCGAGTGGATCCCAAAACGGCCAAGCACGAGGGCATTGAACCGATCGAACACTGGCACGGCGGCACCGAATTGAGTGAGCCGGTCGAGTATCACCAAAACGGACTGCAATTGGCGGTCGATCTGCGCAGCGGTCAAAAGACGGGCGGATATCTGGACCAACGATTGAACCATTTGGCCGTAGCGGGATATTTGACGGGTCGAAGCGTCTTGGATGTGTGCTGTTATCACGGTGGTTTCGGATTGGTAGCGGCCAAACACGGTGCCAAGTCGGTGCTGGGATTGGACAGTAGCGAGGCGGCGCTCGAGGCGGCTCGCGAATCCGCCGAGCGAAACGGAGTCTCGTCCATCGAATTCAAAGCAGCCGACTGTTTTGACGAACTCAAGGCGATGGGAACGCGAGGCGAGCAATTCGACGCGGTGATTTTGGATCCGCCCCGTTTTGCGGGATCGCGTCACCAGGTCGACAACGCCGTTCGAGCGTACCGGCGATTAAACGAGTCGGCACTGGACTTGTTACCCCCCGGTGGAATATTGGCGACGTGCAGTTGCAGTGGCCGTGTTTCGCGGAGCGACTTTTTGAACATGTTGTTGGATGTGGGGCGTCGTCGGCGACGCGATATCGTGATGTTGGAAAACCGCGGGCCATCGCCAGATCACCCGGTCGCGATCTCGTGCCCGGAAAGCGATTATTTGAAGTGTGTGATCGCCCAGGTCTGGTAA
- a CDS encoding PEP-CTERM sorting domain-containing protein (PEP-CTERM proteins occur, often in large numbers, in the proteomes of bacteria that also encode an exosortase, a predicted intramembrane cysteine proteinase. The presence of a PEP-CTERM domain at a protein's C-terminus predicts cleavage within the sorting domain, followed by covalent anchoring to some some component of the (usually Gram-negative) cell surface. Many PEP-CTERM proteins exhibit an unusual sequence composition that includes large numbers of potential glycosylation sites. Expression of one such protein has been shown restore the ability of a bacterium to form floc, a type of biofilm.): protein MKKLLKLTAFLLAGLIGHAAQGDLIYGVDSNGDRLVTIDSATLDFTVVGSISTQPISISGLAFSPTGALFGLDYSTGNLYGINPNDVSISLIGATGFTSVDGLAIDSFGNAFSMSRNTKELLSVNLATGLATAIGSHNASIVAGLEFDNENLLYGVNTLNRELVTISTETGGIINSVSLSDVAQGLAFDSSNNLFSVDNGNPERFLSLDKATGGVTQLSFLPIESISDLAVKRFVAVPEPSSLAFCGLSCLGAIFFRRRPKRL, encoded by the coding sequence ATGAAGAAGCTTCTGAAATTGACCGCGTTCTTGCTTGCCGGGTTGATAGGCCATGCGGCCCAAGGCGATTTGATTTACGGTGTCGACTCCAATGGAGATCGATTGGTTACCATCGATTCAGCTACACTCGATTTCACTGTGGTCGGATCAATCTCAACCCAACCCATTTCAATTTCGGGGCTCGCCTTCAGTCCAACTGGGGCACTCTTCGGACTCGATTACAGTACGGGGAACCTGTATGGCATTAACCCCAACGACGTTTCCATTTCGCTCATTGGGGCCACTGGATTTACGAGCGTCGATGGTCTCGCGATCGACTCATTCGGAAACGCATTTAGTATGAGTCGCAATACGAAGGAACTCCTGTCGGTAAATTTGGCAACGGGGTTGGCCACTGCTATCGGTTCGCATAACGCATCGATTGTGGCCGGGCTTGAGTTTGACAATGAAAATTTGCTTTATGGTGTCAATACGCTCAATCGCGAACTGGTAACGATCAGCACTGAGACTGGCGGTATCATCAACTCGGTTAGCCTATCCGATGTCGCGCAAGGGCTCGCATTCGATAGCTCCAATAATCTATTTTCGGTCGACAACGGTAACCCAGAACGTTTTCTGTCACTCGACAAGGCAACGGGTGGTGTCACGCAGTTGAGCTTTTTGCCGATCGAATCGATCAGCGACTTGGCTGTAAAGCGATTCGTTGCTGTTCCCGAACCTTCTTCCCTTGCATTTTGCGGCTTAAGTTGCCTGGGTGCGATTTTCTTTCGCCGTCGCCCCAAGAGGCTGTAG